GTCATTTGAATATATTTTAAAATATCCAGGCCGTTTCAACAATGAAAAAGATTACGGGAATATTATCCTTAAAGCTAAAACAGACGGAGAATTTGTAAGGCTGAAAGATGTGGCGGATATCGAATTCGGTTCTTCCATGTATGATATTTATTCTACTTTGAATGGAAAACCTTCTGCTGCGATTACCGTAAAACAGTCTTATGGCTCCAACGCGAGCGACGTTATCAAAAATGTAAAATCCTTGATGGCAGAACTGCAGAAGACCACATTCCCTAAAGGCATGCATTACGATATCAGTTATGACGTTTCAAGATTCCTGGATGCATCCATTGAAAAAGTAATCCATACCTTGTTTGAAGCCTTTATCCTGGTGGCAATCGTGGTTTTCCTGTTCCTGGGAGACTGGCGTTCAACATTGATTCCGGCAATTGCGGTTCCGGTTTCATTAGTAGGTACTTTCGCGATCATGTCTGCTTTCGGAATTACCCTGAATATGATTTCGCTTTTTGCCCTGGTAATGGCAATCGGGGTCGTGGTCGATGATGCTATTGTGGTGATTGAAGCGGTCCACGCCAAGATGGAAGAAAAAGGGCTTTCGCCGCTAAAAGCAACGGAAGAAGCCATGCATGAGATCAGCGGGGCGATTATCGCAATTACCCTGGTAATGGCATCGGTATTCATCCCGATTGCGTTCATGTCCGGTCCGGTTGGGGTATTTTATCGCCAGTTCTCTATTACCATGGCTTCAGCGATTATCCTCTCCGGAGTGGTAGCCTTGACCCTGACTCCTGCTTTATGTGCTTTAATATTGAAAAACAACCACGGAAAAGCAAAAAGAAGAACTCCGGTTACGATCTTCCTGGATAAATTCAATAATGTATTTACAAAAGGAGCCGGAAAGTATGAAAAACTGCTGACGAAAACAGTAAAGAAGAAAACATTTACGCTTCCTTTGTTATTGGCATTTTGCGCATGTACCTTCTTCTTGAGCAACTCACTGCCGTCAGGGTTTATCCCGGCAGAAGATCAGGGGATGATTTATGCAATTATCCAGACGCCTCCGGGCTCTACGCTGGAAAGGACAAACCAGATTGCCAAAGAATTATTGAGGGAATCCGAAGATATCGACGGCGTTCAGTCTGTTTCTTCACTGGCCGGCTATGAAATCCTGACTGAAGGGACGGGGTCCAACTCAGGAACCTGCCTGATCAATCTTAAAAGCTGGGAAGACCGGTCGGAATCTGCATCGGAAATTATTGAGAAGCTTGAAGAAAAAGCGAAGAATATTCCCGGTGCCAATATAGAATTCTTCCAGCCGCCGTCAATTCCGGGATATGGTGCGGCCGGCGGTTTTGAGCTTCGTCTGCTGGATAAAGCAGGAAGCGGCGATTACCAGAAGATGGAGAAAGTGAGCAATGATTTCGTGAACGAACTGAAGAAACGTCCTGAATTAGGGTCTGCATTTACGTTCTATTCCGCAAGCTTTCCGCAATACATGCTCAAAATCGATAATGACCTTGCGGAACAGAAAGGCGTGACGATCGAAAAAGCAATGGATAACTTATCCACGCTGATCGGTTCGAATTATGAAACCAGTTTCATCCGTTTTGACCGGCCTTATAAAGTAATTGTTCAGGCCGGGCCGCAATACCGTGCGCTTCCGTCTGATTTACTTAAACTGTATGTGAAAAATGACAAAGACCAGATGGTCCCGTACTCAGATTTCATGCATCTTGAGAAAGTTTACGGCCTGTCTGAAATTACCAGGCATAATATGTACAACTCTGCAGAGGTAAGCGGAACGCCCGCGCCGGGATACAGTTCCGGGCAGGCTATTGCAGCCATTAAAGAAGTAGCGGATAAAACACTTCCTAGAGGTTTCGGGATCGACTGGGCCGGGATCTCCAAAGATGAAGTAAGCCGAGGCAATGAAGCCGTATTTATCTTCCTGGTGTGTTTAGGATTTGTATACCTGATCCTTGCCGCGCAGTATGAAAGCTTTATTCTTCCGTTACCGGTTATCTTATCGTTGCCGACGGGTATTTTCGGAGCATTCTTATGCTTAAAATTGTTAGGACTGGAAAATAATATTTATGCTCAGGTAGCAATGGTCATGCTGATCGGGCTCTTAGGTAAAAATGCCGTACTGATCGTAGAGTTTGCCGTACAGAAGAAAGCCGAGGAAGGCATCCCGGTAGCGCAGGCTGCCATTGAAGGAGCGGCCATCCGTTTCCGTCCGATTCTGATGACTTCATTCGCCTTTATTGCCGGTCTTATTCCTCTGGTCATGGCAACAGGGCCGGGAGCAATCGGTAACCGTACTATCGGTACAGCCGCCGCAGGAGGAATGCTGATCGGAACAATTTTCGGATTGATGATCATCCCCGGATTGTATTACATCTTCGGGACCCTCGCAGAAAAATCAAAGCTGGCGAGATATGAGGAGGAAAACCCTTTAACTGAACAGACAGAACCTTACCAACACGATGATAAACATGAAGATTTATAATAAATATATAGCAGCCATTGCTTTATCGCTTGTCCTGGCAGGCTGTAAGGCACCTATGGCAACCGTTGTAAAAGACGAGGTAAAAGAGAATGTGCCTCAGAACTTTAATCAGGAAGAACAGGCGGATGCCAATGCCAACAGCGGAACAACGCCCTGGAGACAGTTTTTTACAGATCCTAACCTGGTAGCTTTAATTGAAACATCATTAAAGAACAATCAGGAGCTCATGATTACGCTGCAGGATATTGAGATTGCAAGAAGCGGTGTCCTGGCAAAAAAAGGAAGGCTGACTCCCGTTGTTTCTGCAGGAATCGGTGCCGGAGTGAGAAAAGCAGGCCGTTATACAAGTGAAGGAGCCGGCGATGCCACTACGGACATTGAGCCCGGCAGAGAAATCCCTGATCCGCTGGGGAATTTTGAAGGCGGCTTAACCGCAAACTGGGAAATCGACATCTGGAAAAAATTGAGGACAGAAAAAGAATCCGCGGTTGCCCATTATCTTTCTACGGTAGAAGGAAAAAATTTCGTCCTGTCCAATTTGATTGAAGAGGTAGCAGATAATTATTATGAACTGCTGGCACTGGACAACCAGCTGGATATAATCCAGCAGTACATCAAGCTTCAGCAGAGAGCACTGGAAATCTCAAAAATCCAGAAAGAAGCGGCGGCCGCTACTGAGCTGGCTGTAAAAAAGTTTGAAGCTGAACTGGCAAAATCCAAAGCAACGGAATACACCATCCGGCAGGAAATTACCGAAAAGGAAAACCAGATCAATGCCCTTTGCGGGCGGTATCCGCAGCCTATTGTAAGATCAAAGGAAAGTTTTATGTCAACCATTCCGCAAACCGTATATACTGGGATTCCGTCTCAGTTGCTGGCGAACCGTCCTGATATCAAACAGGCCGAGCTGGAACTGAAAGCATCAAAACTGGATGTGGAAGCAGCAAGGAAAGAATTTTATCCCTCACTGGAAATTTCCGCAACACTGGGGCTGGAGGCTTTTAAGCCTTCTTACCTGGTCAAGCTGCCGGAATCTATGGCGGCAGGCTTAGCGGGCGAACTGGCAGGTCCGCTCATCAATAAAAGTGCGATCAAAGCCAATTTCCAGACCGCAGATGCAAGGCAGATCCAGGCTCTGTATGAATATGATAAAACCATTCTGAATGCTTATCTGGATGTAGCCAACCTGATGTCTAAAATTAAAAATATAGACCAGTATTACCAGTTGAAATCTCAGGAAACGAAGTC
The sequence above is a segment of the Chryseobacterium sp. JJR-5R genome. Coding sequences within it:
- a CDS encoding efflux RND transporter permease subunit produces the protein MFKKFIRRPVLSIVISLIIVFMGVLSLMKLPVTQFPSISPPKVNITAEYPGANNELLIKSVVIPLERGLNGVPGMKYMTSDAGNDGEASIQVVFDLGTDPNVAAVNVQNRVSSVVNKLPPLVVREGVKITREEPNMLMYINLYSDDPKADQKFLFNYADINVMSELRRVSGVGFADILGTREYAMRIWLKPDRLTAYSISADEVMEALNAQSLEASPGKTGESSGKRSQSFEYILKYPGRFNNEKDYGNIILKAKTDGEFVRLKDVADIEFGSSMYDIYSTLNGKPSAAITVKQSYGSNASDVIKNVKSLMAELQKTTFPKGMHYDISYDVSRFLDASIEKVIHTLFEAFILVAIVVFLFLGDWRSTLIPAIAVPVSLVGTFAIMSAFGITLNMISLFALVMAIGVVVDDAIVVIEAVHAKMEEKGLSPLKATEEAMHEISGAIIAITLVMASVFIPIAFMSGPVGVFYRQFSITMASAIILSGVVALTLTPALCALILKNNHGKAKRRTPVTIFLDKFNNVFTKGAGKYEKLLTKTVKKKTFTLPLLLAFCACTFFLSNSLPSGFIPAEDQGMIYAIIQTPPGSTLERTNQIAKELLRESEDIDGVQSVSSLAGYEILTEGTGSNSGTCLINLKSWEDRSESASEIIEKLEEKAKNIPGANIEFFQPPSIPGYGAAGGFELRLLDKAGSGDYQKMEKVSNDFVNELKKRPELGSAFTFYSASFPQYMLKIDNDLAEQKGVTIEKAMDNLSTLIGSNYETSFIRFDRPYKVIVQAGPQYRALPSDLLKLYVKNDKDQMVPYSDFMHLEKVYGLSEITRHNMYNSAEVSGTPAPGYSSGQAIAAIKEVADKTLPRGFGIDWAGISKDEVSRGNEAVFIFLVCLGFVYLILAAQYESFILPLPVILSLPTGIFGAFLCLKLLGLENNIYAQVAMVMLIGLLGKNAVLIVEFAVQKKAEEGIPVAQAAIEGAAIRFRPILMTSFAFIAGLIPLVMATGPGAIGNRTIGTAAAGGMLIGTIFGLMIIPGLYYIFGTLAEKSKLARYEEENPLTEQTEPYQHDDKHEDL
- a CDS encoding efflux transporter outer membrane subunit, translating into MKIYNKYIAAIALSLVLAGCKAPMATVVKDEVKENVPQNFNQEEQADANANSGTTPWRQFFTDPNLVALIETSLKNNQELMITLQDIEIARSGVLAKKGRLTPVVSAGIGAGVRKAGRYTSEGAGDATTDIEPGREIPDPLGNFEGGLTANWEIDIWKKLRTEKESAVAHYLSTVEGKNFVLSNLIEEVADNYYELLALDNQLDIIQQYIKLQQRALEISKIQKEAAAATELAVKKFEAELAKSKATEYTIRQEITEKENQINALCGRYPQPIVRSKESFMSTIPQTVYTGIPSQLLANRPDIKQAELELKASKLDVEAARKEFYPSLEISATLGLEAFKPSYLVKLPESMAAGLAGELAGPLINKSAIKANFQTADARQIQALYEYDKTILNAYLDVANLMSKIKNIDQYYQLKSQETKSLEQSIDIANQLFRNSRADYLEVLLNQRDALDAKMELVEAKQKQLSTVVDIYKSLGGGWK